The following nucleotide sequence is from Mucilaginibacter sp. cycad4.
GCATCAGGTGCTACGGCTGAACCTTTCATTTTTATCGGTTACCCTGAAATGGCCTTCAACATAGCCGAAGGTATTAACCGTGGCTGGGCATCAACGCTTTCAGCAGCTGATGCCAAAGCCTGGTATGATAAAGGTATTGCCGCTTCTTTCAGCAACTTTGGTTTAAGTGTTACCTCAAACTCAACCGTTACCATATCTGATGTAGGAGGCAAAAGCCTTGGCACCGTAACTACAGATAATGCAACATTTTTAGCTAATGTAAGCTATAACTTAGGTTCATCTACAGCTGCTCTTGCCCAAATTTTACAACAGAAATATGTTGCATTTTTCATGAACTCGGGCTGGGAAGCATACTTTAACCACCGCCGTACCAACTTACCTGCATTAAGTGAAGGGGGTACTGGCTTAGGCACAGCCGGTGGTAAATTGCCGCGCCGTTGGCTGTATCCTTTAGATGAGATCAACTCAAACAATGCTAATTATCAAAAAGCGATAGCCAGTCAGTTTGGTGGCACTGAAGATGTATTTAAAGATACCTGGTTAACCAAATAATCTAATCTTACCATAATACTTAAACTAAAATTTAACAGGGGCGCTTCAAGGTGCTCCTGTTTTATAATTTAAAACGAATATGAAAAAAGTACAGTTATTATTTGTTGCTGTTTGCCTTGCCGGCAGCGTTAATGCCCAGATTGCCGATAGCGCCAAACGCAAAGTGGAATTACAGGGCGCTGTAAACTTCAGGGACCTGGGTGGGTATGCCACTAAAGACGGCCATCATGTAAAATGGGGCAAGGTTTACCGCAGCGCTGATATGAGTAAGCTTACAGACCAGGACATGGCTGTACTGGCTGAACGCAAGATTACATATGATGTGGATTTACGTGGCACAGAGGAATCAAAAAAGGCGCCTGATCGCTTAAATCCAAATACCGATTATATTTTATGCCCTGCCGGAAGTGATAATGTAGGCAACATGATGCAAAGCTTTAAAGGCAAAACGCGCGGTGATTCAGTTATGGAAGCGTATTACAGTAATACCACTTATCTTGCCGACCGTTATAAGCCATTTTTCGGTAAACTGCTCACTATGCCCGAAGATAAAAGCCTCGTATTTCATTGCACTGCAGGTAAAGACCGCACAGGTATCGGTGCTGCTTTATTGCTGTACAGTTTAGGTGTGCCTTATGAAACTATCATGAAGGATTACGAGGCATCAAACTATTATCGTGCTGCCGAAAATGAAAAAATGGCCAAACAAATGGTTCAGTACATGCAGATTAACGAAGGCGTTGCCAAAGATGTGGTTGCTGTTAAAAAGGAATACCTCGACGCCACTTTTGCCGCCATCAAAAAACAATATGGATCTGTTGATAACTACCTTAAAACCCAGGTAGGTTTAACTGATAAAGATATCAGGGAGCTTAAAGCCAGGTTTTTAGATTGAGCTAAAAAGGAAATTCTTTTTTTTACGAAGCCGGGGCGAGCAAGATTTGCTGATCCCGGCTTTTTTAATTCACCATCAATTGAAGATTAACAGGTAAAAAACGGACTTATAAATTCACTTGGGCAGCATAATATCGTAATGGAACCCAATGATAATCGATGTTAATCATTGATTAATTTTATTTATTTTAATTTCTTTATAATTAATTATCGTGTTATTTTTTGATGTGATATTTTATTTTGAAATAAAATTTCTAAAAAATTAATATTTGAATCTGTTTAAACCGAACAATTTGAACAATTACGCCGTATAAAACCTAACCTGATTTTTGTTACGGCGGTAGCAAAACTATTTTATTACCCTGGATATAAATGGTTTTGCAAATAGAAGCTTTAACAACCTCATCATTTTGTGGATTTGATTTGTAAGGCTTTGTGGAAGGTTCATGAATAACCGTTTATTTGTATTATTATTTCTGTTATTATCATTCAAAGCAAAAGCGCAAAACTGCACTTTGAGTGTTAATATCGCAGCGTCATCAACAACTATCTGCTCGGGCAGTTCGGTGGTATTAACAGCCACCGCTACCGTTGGTACTGCTCCTTATATTTATTTATGGAGTACCGGCGAAACAAGCCCTGCTATCAGCGTAAATAAATCAGGTACTTATAAGGTAACTGTTACTGATAAAACTGCCGGATGTAAGGGTGTTACAAAAAGTATAACTATTGCTGATGCTATTACACCGGCCGCTCCAACAGCTAAAAGCGTAGTAGTTTGTCAAAATAGCTCGGCAACGCTTACCGCCACAGGACCGGGCGGTGCTTATCAATGGTTTGATGCTGGTGGCAATTTTTTGGCAAGCTCAAATACTTTTACTACTCCGCCGGTAACATCGTCAACTACTTATTATGTACAAACCACAGTTGCCGGCTGTACAAGTCCCCGAACGGCAGTTGCGGTATATATAACCGGCAAGCCTGATGTTACAGGCGCAGCTGTGTGTGCGGGCGGGGTTGCCACGTTATTTGCAAGCGGCGGGCAAAGTTATAGCTGGTATGCATCGTCGGCCGGAGGGACTGTTTTGGGGACCGGGCCATCGTTTGTTACTCCGCCATTATCTAAAACTACCACTTATTATGTTGTTGCGGTAATTAATAGCTGTATCAGCATGCCCACAGCTGTTGTTGCTAAAGTTAATGCCCCGCCAGCTACCCCGGTAGCTTCAAATGTTAGTACCTGCTCGGGCTCAGTGGTAACTTTACATGCTGATGCGTCTGCTGGTTTTTTTCAATGGTTTGATGTGCCGGCAGGAGGTACCCCGCTTATTTCAAGTCCCGATTATACAACACCGGTATTAATTAGCAACAAAACTTATTATGTGCAAACAGTACTTAATGATTGCGTTAGCCCGCGTGTACCGGTTACTGTGTCTGTTAACCCGATGCCTGCGGCGCCGGCAGCTCAAACCACTGCCATTTGTTATAATTCAGCAGCTGCATTGACGGCTGCTGAAAATCATGCTGGTACATATGCCTGGTATGATGCCCCAACAGGCGGAAGATTATTAATGTCGGGCTTAAAATTTACTACGCCCGCGTTAACTAAAACAACTATATATTATATTGAAAATATTACACCGGCCGGCTGTAAAAGTGACCGTGCACCGGTAAAGGTAATTGTTAAGCCGTTTATAGCAGCCCCTGTAGCGGGGGGAGCTATGATCTGTTCAGGTTCAGTTGCTTCATTAACAGCAATATCTGCAATCAAAGGCACTTATCAGTGGTTTGATGCACCAACAGGTGGCAACCTTTTATCATCCCAGGCAAGCTATATAACTCCGGCATTAACGGCAAATACAACTTATTATGTGCAAACTACTCTTGACGGATGTACCAGTGCCAGGACAGCCGTACAGGTTACGGTTATCCCCCCGGTAACGGCTCCCCGGGTGCCTGCTACCTTTGTTTGTTACAACGGATCGGCTGTGCTTACTGCGACGGGAACCGGTACGGGTTTTACCTGGTATGATAGTGTCGCAGGAGGTACAATTTTATCGTCGGGCCCAACATATGTTACCCCCGGTTTAACTGCAGCAGCAACTTATTATGTTGAGAGTACATCAAATGGGTGTGTTAGTGCGCGTACTGCAGTTACTGTTAAGGTAAATCCGCAGCCATCGCCTCCAACTGCCCAAAATGTATCGGTATGCTCCGGTTCATCAGCTAAGATTACAGCTAAGGGCAATGGGGAAATCCTTTGGTTTGCTACTTCTGATTCCGGAAGCCCTTTGTATACCGGGAACACATTTAACACACCGGTTATGTCCGAAAAAACAACTTATTATATACAAAGCAGGGTTGGTGATTGCGTAAGCAATCGCGTGCCGGTAACGGTTTCAATCAATACTGCTGAAGAGGCGCAATTTGTTTATACGTCGGGTACTTATAGTCCTCAAAACCCTAACCCCAAACCTGTAATCAATAATCCAGCGGGCGGTACTTTCAGTGCATCGCCGGCAGGTTTGGTATTTGTTGATGTTCATACAGGTGAGATAAATGTTAAGGCAAGTACACCGGGTAAATATATCATTACCTTAACAGGGAATGGGCCATGTTCGCCAACCTATAGCGCCGGGGTTGAAATTGCTTCCATATTCAATTCAAAGTTTTCCTACGGAGGGCCGTTTTGCCAGTATGGAACCAACCCTAAGCCAACGTTTTCGGCAAGTGCAAGTGCGGGTACTTTTTCGGCATCGCCTTCTGGTTTAACTTTTGTGAGTACGGCAACCGGCGAAATTAATTTGAGTAAAACAACCCCGGGAACATATGAAGTTACCAATACCATTTATAACCCCGATGGAACTGTGGGCAGTGCAGTCGGCTCGGAGGTAACAATAGTGCCCGGTGCAAAGGTAGACGCAGGCCCTAATCAGACTATACAAACTGGCGAAGCCGCTCAGTTGGCAGGCAGCATAGGAGGTGTTAACGGCGGGAAATGGTCGGGCGGGTTAGGCAAGTTTGCTGAGGCTGCAGATCCGAATACTACATATACCCCGGCTGCCGGCGAAAAACAGGTAATACTTTCTTTAACCTCAAATGACCCGCCAGGCAATTGCGGACCCGGGAGTGACAGGGTTGTTATCAATATTGGTTCAGCTTTGCAGGCGCCAATAGTTTCCGGCACCGCTACATGCATGGGTAGTATAGCTACTGTATCGGCTACAGGCCCCGGCGGCATATACCGCTGGTATAGCGCGGCCGATAACGGTACGCTTTTATCAACCGGGCCTAATTTTATTACCCCGCCGCTCACTCAAACAACAACATATTATGTAAATACAACAGCCAATGGTATTACAAGCAGCATGACTGCGGTTACGGTATCTGTTAGTGAGCCGCCACCTGCTCCTGTAGTTAAAAGTGCGCCAGCCTGCGAAGGCAGCCATACTACATTAACTGCCAGCGGTTCAAAGGGTACATATCAATGGTATGATGCTCCGGTCGATGGCACTTTGCTTTCAATTAATGATACCTATGTAACGCCGGGTTTGATAGCCAATACCAGCTATTATGTGCAGGCTGTTGTTGATGGGTGTGTAAGTACGCGCACTAAGGTTGATATAATGGTTAACCCTCTGCCGGTTATCACCAGTGGTTCTGCCGATAATATATGCAGCAGTGTAGCCCAAAATTATTCAATAACAGCCGATTTGCCTGGTACTACCTTTTTATGGTCACGCGCGGCCGTGCAGGGGATTACCAAAGCCGCCGTTTCAGCTCAAACATCTGCCCAAATAACCGAAACGTTGGTTAGCACCAGAAGCGATCCTGTTGATGTTGCCTATTTAATAACACCCGTATCTGCTAAAGGTTGTTCAGGTATTCCATTCAGTTATGTGGTTACGGTTTATCCGTCGCCGCAGGTTACAAGTGTGCCAGCCGCTACGTTATGTAACAAGGCAACGGGTAATTATGCCGTCACTTTCAATGTTCCGGGCACTGGTTTCAGTTGGTCAAGGAGCGCGGTTCCGGGTGTCAGCAATCAGTCTGTATCAGGACAAATGGCCAGCATTATCCGCGAAGTATTATTTAATACTACTAATGCACCTGTTGATGTTACCTACGTATATAATTATAAAACCAGCAACTGTTCGGCGGTACCTTTCAAATGGGTAGTTACCGTAAATCCATCAGTTAATGTTACCAGTAAAGCATCAGATGCAGTCTGCAGCGGTGAGCCGCTTGGTTATGCCATAACTTCAAATGTCCCCTCGGCAACATTTACGTGGAGCAGGGCTGCTGTGGCCGGAATTAGTAATGCCGCAGTGGTGAATAAAACAGGCAATAAGATTGACGAGGCGTTGATTAACAAAGGAGCATCAACAGTAAATGTAACCTATATTATTACACCAACCGCTTTTGGGTGCGATGGGGCGCCTTTTGCTTATGTGGTAAAAGTTAAACCCGAAATACCGCTGCCAGATATGAGAACAAACTCACCCGTGTGCGTAAACAACATTATTAAACTGAATGTGCCGGCTACGCCGAATGCTGTTTATACATGGACAGGTCCTAATGGTTTTAAATCATCGTTACAAAATCCCGAAATTAAAAATGTTACCGAGGATATGGCCGGGACTTATTCCCTGTACGTTACGGTTAATGGCTGCAGCAGTCCGGTAGCTACTAAAGAAGTTGCGGTAAACAAACTGCCAACTTCTGACGCGGGTGAAAGTATACTGGCTTGTGTTACCGATCAGTATGTTCAGCTGGCCGGCAAGATAGGCGGAGGCACAAAGACTGGTGTATGGTCAAAGAAAGGTGCTAACCCTGGTCAGTTTTTACCATCTAATAATGAGCTAAATGCAAGATATGAGCCAACTGCTGAGGAAAAGGCCGCCGGGTCGGTGACGTTGGTATTGTCATCTACCAGTAAGGACAATTGTAGCATTGCCACTTCCGAAGTGACTATAACTTTTGGTAAAACATCTGGAACCAACGCCGGCACCGATCTGGAAGTTTGCGCAAAGCGTGACCCCATTAAGCTGGATGGAAATATTCTGATACCGGGCGGCGGCCAGTGGACAAGCTCCGGTACGGGTACACTGCTCTACGCAGAAAATGCCCAGGGAGCGGTATATATCCCTTCTGAAGAGGATGTGAAAAATCGCTCGGTAAGGCTTACGCTTACTGCAAACGCGCCGGGGCAATGTTATACAGCCAGCGATGATATGCTGATTAAGTTTATACCGCCGCCAACCGTTAATGCGGGCGGGATAAGATATGTGTTGAAAAACCATACAATTACCTTAACACCAACTATAAGCGATGACAAGGTTCAGTATTTATGGTTGCCCGATGCAGGCTTAAGTAATAACAAAATTAAAGAGCCGGTGGTTACGGGCGATGCAGATATTGCCTACACACTTTATGTTACAGACGTCCGGGGTTGTGTTAACCAAAGCCAAACGATTATTAAAGTATCGCCTGATATTACTGTGCCAAACACGTTTACACCCAACGGCGATGGATTTAATGATTATTGGGAGGTTAAAGGCTTAGTAGCTTATGAAAACTCAACGGTAGATGTATTCAATAGATATGGTGAACGGCTATATCATTCGATGGGTTATGGTATGCCCTGGGATGGTAATTTTAACGGGCGGCAGTTACCGGCAGGTACCTATTTTTATATTGTCGATCTTAAGATGGGCAAGCCGCCATTGTCGGGTTCGGTAACTATCCTGAGATAAACCGGCCGGAAGAAAAATCAGAAAAGTTGCAACGTTTTTTTAGGAAAAGCGTCATATACCTAAACACGCGATCATGAAAAAACTAATCTTCTCACTTATGGCTTCGTTCCTAACGGTTTCGATAGCCTTTAATGCTTCCGCGCAAACTGTAACCCGCAATGTATCCGGCTATAATGGTATTGCCTGTGGTGGCCCGTTTAACGTATTTATTAAAATTGATGGTACCGAAAGCCTAAAGCTTGATGTTGACGCCAATGTAGTTGATGATATTAAAACCGAAGTGGAAAACGGCATATTAAAAGTTGAATTTAAAGATCACTGGAAAAATCATCGCAATATGCAGCGTGCCAACATCTACATCACTGCCAAAAGCCTTGGATATCTTGCTAACAGCGGTTCAGGAAATGCAACTGTTGACGGTACAATGACTGCCGAAAATACCAAAATTGCGTTAAGTGGTTCGGGGAATATTAAAACTGCTGTTAAATCAGGTACTTTGGACCTCAAGATCAGCGGATCGGGCTCAATTGATGTGAAGGGCAGTACCGGTATGGCCGATTGCCGTATTTCAGGCTCGGGGGAGATCAACGGTAAATCATTAAGGACTGAAACGGTTGAAGCTTCAATTGCAGGTTCAGGGAATATTAACCTGATTGCCAGTAAAACAGTTTCAGCCCGTATTTCAGGATCGGGAAGTGTTGTATATTCAGGCACTGCTACAACAGGCGAAACCCGCTACGCAGGTTCGGGCAGGGTAAGCAAGATTGATTAAAAAACTGTTACGCTAAAATCTCAAAGAGACTGCTTCAGAGCGGTCTTTTTTTTGTTATTAGTGTAGCGAATTAAAGGTATGTATCGTAAGGGTAATTAAAACCTTCACTTTATGATTAAGCCTGTATTGATATTGGGAAAATTGGCCGCATGTCTCTTAATTGCAGCCTTGTTTTTTCTGAGCGCCTGCAAAAAGGACAAATCTCAGCAACCCGTCACCGCGAAAAACACATCCCTTTTTGGCCAATGGTATACTTCAATTAAAGATACCGAAAAAGGGCGTTATTTGATTTTTGCATCGGACAGCTCTTTTTTACTAACTGATGTAGAGTATAAAAATGGCAAGTCGACTGCTGTTATGTATACCGGGAAATTTCACACAAAAGAAAATAACCTGGTAGTTGTTATTGCTAAAAAAACAGTAAGTAAGGATAGTGATGTCATAAGCACTGAGCCTTCTGACGCTAAGTTTTATGTGAATTCAACCTTCACTGTTGATGATCATAAATTGACCTTGAGTTTTGCGGATGCCACCGGAGCTACTGTGAATAACACTTTTATGATGCTGTTACCTGATAAAGTTATTTGATTTAGTTTGTTGTTAAGCACTTTTAACCGGAGTGCTTTTCTGTTTTATGCTTTATCAATTTCGCCTGCTACCCGTTGCGCCGAGCGGATACATGACTCCATACCCCGGCTTAAATTATCGGCATAAGTGCCGGCGAAATAAATCCGCCCTTCGGGTTTCATGATCTGCGGCCAAAAACGATGCATCTGGCCTATAGGAAATGGTTCCATTTCGCAAGCCGGGGCAAATGCATCGCGTGTCCAGTCTTTGGTTAAGGCTTGCTCAATAGTGTCATGTTTGCCGGGGTAAACCTGTCTGAAAGCATCAAGCACCTGCTGCGGAGTAAGCCCGCCAGGGCCATAAGCTTTCAGGATCACTCTGTCACTGCCCACTTCGTTTGTTTCTTCCCATATTGATGATATAAATGGATGCTCAAAGTCCATGTTGATGCTTTTAAAGCCATCGTCGAGCCAAAATCGACTGCTTGCTTCAAATACGTAAAACGGGTGCGACGAATAGGTTGTGCGGTTAACTACATATTGTTTTTCGGGCGATAGGGGCGGCGACAGGAGGATGGTTTTAAAGATTGGCAGTGTAATACAGTTTACCAGGAAGTCGGCACTCATTCCCTGTTCTGCTTTACCATAAGGTTTGTATTTTACCGTTACACCGGTAGCTGCATGGCTAATGCCCGTGATCCGGTGGTTTAGCTTTATTCTTTTTCCCAGGCGTTTGGCAAAGGCAATAGGCAACTGTTCGTTGCCGCCTTTTAAATGATAAGTATCCCCCTCAGAAAGCGGAATACCGCGCGATTCCATAACATATGCCCTCCAGAGGTGATAAAGTGCCGAAGTACGCTGCCCGCCCAGGTAGGCAAGAGCCGCTGTAGATGCGCCTTCTTTTTTATACAATTCGCTAACGGGAATCTTATCAAACTCATCATATCCAACACCAAAAGGCTGGTATGGATCAGTGAATTTGCCGCTGTATTTTTTTAGGTAGAAGGAGCTTAGGGCATAAAACGGATTTTCGGTAAGGAATTTAATTTCCCGCTCATTAAAGCCCATTTTAGTTAGTACTGCAGGGTCTTTCATCATTTCGTCAGTATAAAATTTACCGCCAATCATGCGCAATCCATTGCGGTTAGGTGCCGCGTCTGATCCTTCGGCATGAGGATAAGGTAGGGAGGTCAGCTTAAATTCATCTGCATATTCAAAAAACTTTTCGTAACCGGGTTTGGTAATATGATCGGCCCCGTAATCGGCATATAAACCATCCGATAAACCATCTCTGCCCGTAAAAACATGACCGCCATACCGGCCATCGGCCTCAAGCACTGTTACATCATGGCCTGCTTTCATTAATTCATATGCGCAGCAAAGCCCTGTAATGCCCGCTCCGGCAACGATTACCTTTTTGCCGGAGGATGGTTGGGTATTATCAGCAGTTATAATTTGGGGAGACCCAGCTTGTTGAGCGCTTAATAATTTAGGGGCGAGAACAGTACCGGCGCCTGCCAGTAACGTGTGTTTAATGAATGATCGTCTTTTAATATCTTTCATTGCTGAGGAAGGATTTGATGCGGAATAGCTTTCAATAAATGTAATATTATTTCACTGTACCTGTAAGCCTTAAATAAATTTTGAATGCCAGTTTAACCAGGTGTAGAAGCATTGTAGCGAAAACAAAAAAGCCCACCCATATAAAACAGGCAGGCCCGAACAGTTAATATAATACATACCGGCAGATATCAATTTACATTGCCGGGGTAAACCCTTTGCGCTGGCTCTTTAGTTTAATTGCCTGGTATATTATAATTACAATAAATAATATCAGCATGATCAAAAGCCCCATTTTTACTACAGGAGAGTCAGGCCCTTCGGCCAATGGTTGTTCAACCGGAAGCCTGGTGAGTGTTTCAACTACGGCAGGTACTAATGAAAAAAATAAGGTAGCTGTCATGCCCAAGGTTTGTACATAATTTGCCTTGCTGCCAAAAATGCGCAGGGAGGGAGCATAGTAAACAACAGGCAGTAATATTAAAATAAGAAACGAAAGATTATGGGCACTGCTCAGGTGCCCGGTTTTCATAACCAGGAATGATGATAAACAGGCCAGCACGGTGAAAATACCATAAAGCCGGCCGTTTTTTGTTTTGGGGGCAATTTTCCCGTCCTGAAACAAGGCGATAAAACCAATGGCAACTCCCACAAGGCTTATCGCCGTATGAATAACTCCTAATGTTGATAAATGATTTGGCATAACAGTGATTTTTAAAGGTTAACGATATTTTTTAAAGTGATTTGCTTTCGAATAACGGGGCTTAACCAATACGTATGCCTGTTTTTTATATTATTGATAATGAGTGGTTTGTGTTTTGTCTTGACTCTTGGATGACGAAATGTCGTAACGAATTGCCATTACTAACGGAATACAGCAATTGTCAGTTACTTGATAATAAAACAAACTTATAATCAGCGTTAAGGTTAATCAGAATAGTTGCATGCTAAATCTGAAACAAATGTTGAGCATTTATTATAAGATCTGGGTTGATGCCATTACGCAGGAAAGGGCAAAGAAGGGAGAGGATGGTAAGCATTGGAAGGCATTTACAATTATCCCCATGTCCTTGATTCAGGGTGTTAACCTGCTGACGTTATTGTTTATTCTTCGTTTTTTTACTGATATTCCTATCCTTTTTACAATTGATCTAACCAGGGATAAAGCCATAAACGGCTTCATAGCCGGTTTGCTTGTTTTTTTTATTCCCTTTGTGCTATTGAATTACCTGCTTATATTTTACAACAATCGTTATAATAAGTTAATGAACCTTTATCCCAGCCGCAACAGTAAACTTTATCGTAATTACGTTTTAATAAGTTTGGGTATCATAGTGGTCCCTTTTGTGTTTAAGCTGTTTTTTTAACAATGGATTGTATCAGCAAAATTCCTTAAACTGTTATGATTTGGTTTTTGATGGCAAAAAGTACCATGCCCGTTCTTGATTTAAGCCCAAACTTTTGAAACAGCGATTCGCGATAATTATCAATAGTATGCGGGCTCAGGTTCATTTCGTCGGCAATTTGCCTGTAGGTAAGCTCAGAGCAGCTTAGTTTCAGAAATGTAAGTTCATTGGAGGTAAGCTCTTTGGATTTATCGACGGGGGTATTTTTATTTTGCATGGTATAAAGCAATTTGCCGCTTACCAGTTCATTTAGATAATAGCCGTGCTTTTGGATAGTTTGCATCGCATAAACTACGTCTCTTATCTTCGATTCCTTAAGCATATAGCCAACAGCTCCATTCTTAAGCATGTTTATAATCGGTTTGTCTTCGTCAGACATACTCAATGCCAGCACTTTTACCGTTGGATGATTTTCCCGTAGCCAGGCCGTAGCTTTGTACCCATCCATTACCGGCATGGTTATATCCATCAGTACAATATCAGGTAAGGGAGATTTTTTGAGCTTGCTGATCATATCCTCTCCATTTTCGGCGTCGAAAAGGATGTTAATCTCTTTAAAATCGCCCAGCAAACTGATCATTCCTTGTCTGAATAAGGTATGATTATCAATTATAGCAATTTGTACAGGCCCGGCAAATGTTGAAGTGTGCATTAATATTAGGTGTATATGTTAACTGATGTTAATCATATTGCCAAAGTAAAAAAAATAATGAACTTATATTTCATTTTACCATGCGGTTTAAAACAAAATAGGGTGAAACCACCCTTTTAAATTTTTAATTGTTAAGCGAGATTCGGGTTGTTGAAGAAATATATCCTGTTTTAATTTTTACCCCTGATAAAATTACAGTTCAAACCATATTAACCTGAATTTAGGGAAGCCCTAAACCTTTTTACTTAATTATTTAATATTGATGTTTAGCCCATTATAAAAGCCATTCGCTTTCATAATGGGTTATTTCGTTTTACAGCCGCCTGTCTTCTTCTTTGATGGGCAGGTCATTGATGCTGGCATAGCGCTTTTGCATCAGTCCGTTTTCGTCAAACTCCCAGTTCTCGTTACCATAAGCACGAAACCATTGGCCTTCGGCATTATGATATTCATATTCGAAGCGTACGGCAATACGGTTATCTGTAAAGGCCCACAGCTCTTTTTTTAATTTATAATCGAGTTCTTTTTGCCATTTACGGGTTAAAAATTCAACTACCTGCTCGCGCCCGTTCACAAATTCCGAGCGGTTACGCCATTCGGTATTGATGGTATAAGCTAAAGAAACCCTTGCCGGGTCCTGGCTGTTCCAGGCGTCTTCGGCTAATTGCACTTTTTGGGTGGCCGTTTCAAAATTAAATGGGGGGAGTGGCAGCTTTTGTTCCATGATGGTAATAATCTAATTTGATATATCAAAGTTAAGACGATGCAGGTTCATTTAATGGTACTATTCAACGTTCCCTTGGTATTATGTTTTCTTTTTTTAAATTTAGATAGGCCATATTAACCAATTTATTGCCTGTTAATCATGAAAGCCAAAAGTACAAAATCAGTTGCCCTTGCCGACTCGGCAGGGGTAGACAGTTATATGCGAAAGCTTGATCATCCATTAAAGGAGGTATTAGGAGCGCTGAGAAAAATTATCCTGGCTATTGACGATGAAATTGGCGAGCACATCAAGTGGAATGCACCGAGCTTTTTATATATCGGAGAAATGAAGCCCTTTGATCCTAAAGAGTATAAGAGATATATTATTGTTTCAAACGTATACCAAAAAGATTGTATCAGGCTGGTATTCCCTACTGGAGCAAAGATTAACGATACATCAGGTTTGCTTTCCGGCGATTATGCAGACGGCCGCCGGTTGGCTTTTTTTCACAATATGGAAGAAGTTAAGGCAAAAGAAGAAGCTTTGCGAAACGTTGTAAAAACCTGGTTGACTTTGCTGGATAAATAAAAGGAGAAAGCCATGATCAAATTTATTCAATACATAAAAGATCTCAGTCCTGAAGCTGTTAATGCTTTGATTGAAAAAGATCACAGATGGCTTACCTGGGCCGAAGACAGCGGTAAAAACGCACTTCATTACCTGTGCGGCATTGAAATCGCCAAACGCCCTGAAAAAGCCGAAGAAAGTTTGACCATGCTTAAATTATTGCTGGCAAAAGGGATGGATATCAATTCAATCCACCGGATAAAAGAGGAATGCGGCTTTTTT
It contains:
- a CDS encoding head GIN domain-containing protein; translation: MKKLIFSLMASFLTVSIAFNASAQTVTRNVSGYNGIACGGPFNVFIKIDGTESLKLDVDANVVDDIKTEVENGILKVEFKDHWKNHRNMQRANIYITAKSLGYLANSGSGNATVDGTMTAENTKIALSGSGNIKTAVKSGTLDLKISGSGSIDVKGSTGMADCRISGSGEINGKSLRTETVEASIAGSGNINLIASKTVSARISGSGSVVYSGTATTGETRYAGSGRVSKID
- a CDS encoding PKD-like domain-containing protein, with protein sequence MSVNIAASSTTICSGSSVVLTATATVGTAPYIYLWSTGETSPAISVNKSGTYKVTVTDKTAGCKGVTKSITIADAITPAAPTAKSVVVCQNSSATLTATGPGGAYQWFDAGGNFLASSNTFTTPPVTSSTTYYVQTTVAGCTSPRTAVAVYITGKPDVTGAAVCAGGVATLFASGGQSYSWYASSAGGTVLGTGPSFVTPPLSKTTTYYVVAVINSCISMPTAVVAKVNAPPATPVASNVSTCSGSVVTLHADASAGFFQWFDVPAGGTPLISSPDYTTPVLISNKTYYVQTVLNDCVSPRVPVTVSVNPMPAAPAAQTTAICYNSAAALTAAENHAGTYAWYDAPTGGRLLMSGLKFTTPALTKTTIYYIENITPAGCKSDRAPVKVIVKPFIAAPVAGGAMICSGSVASLTAISAIKGTYQWFDAPTGGNLLSSQASYITPALTANTTYYVQTTLDGCTSARTAVQVTVIPPVTAPRVPATFVCYNGSAVLTATGTGTGFTWYDSVAGGTILSSGPTYVTPGLTAAATYYVESTSNGCVSARTAVTVKVNPQPSPPTAQNVSVCSGSSAKITAKGNGEILWFATSDSGSPLYTGNTFNTPVMSEKTTYYIQSRVGDCVSNRVPVTVSINTAEEAQFVYTSGTYSPQNPNPKPVINNPAGGTFSASPAGLVFVDVHTGEINVKASTPGKYIITLTGNGPCSPTYSAGVEIASIFNSKFSYGGPFCQYGTNPKPTFSASASAGTFSASPSGLTFVSTATGEINLSKTTPGTYEVTNTIYNPDGTVGSAVGSEVTIVPGAKVDAGPNQTIQTGEAAQLAGSIGGVNGGKWSGGLGKFAEAADPNTTYTPAAGEKQVILSLTSNDPPGNCGPGSDRVVINIGSALQAPIVSGTATCMGSIATVSATGPGGIYRWYSAADNGTLLSTGPNFITPPLTQTTTYYVNTTANGITSSMTAVTVSVSEPPPAPVVKSAPACEGSHTTLTASGSKGTYQWYDAPVDGTLLSINDTYVTPGLIANTSYYVQAVVDGCVSTRTKVDIMVNPLPVITSGSADNICSSVAQNYSITADLPGTTFLWSRAAVQGITKAAVSAQTSAQITETLVSTRSDPVDVAYLITPVSAKGCSGIPFSYVVTVYPSPQVTSVPAATLCNKATGNYAVTFNVPGTGFSWSRSAVPGVSNQSVSGQMASIIREVLFNTTNAPVDVTYVYNYKTSNCSAVPFKWVVTVNPSVNVTSKASDAVCSGEPLGYAITSNVPSATFTWSRAAVAGISNAAVVNKTGNKIDEALINKGASTVNVTYIITPTAFGCDGAPFAYVVKVKPEIPLPDMRTNSPVCVNNIIKLNVPATPNAVYTWTGPNGFKSSLQNPEIKNVTEDMAGTYSLYVTVNGCSSPVATKEVAVNKLPTSDAGESILACVTDQYVQLAGKIGGGTKTGVWSKKGANPGQFLPSNNELNARYEPTAEEKAAGSVTLVLSSTSKDNCSIATSEVTITFGKTSGTNAGTDLEVCAKRDPIKLDGNILIPGGGQWTSSGTGTLLYAENAQGAVYIPSEEDVKNRSVRLTLTANAPGQCYTASDDMLIKFIPPPTVNAGGIRYVLKNHTITLTPTISDDKVQYLWLPDAGLSNNKIKEPVVTGDADIAYTLYVTDVRGCVNQSQTIIKVSPDITVPNTFTPNGDGFNDYWEVKGLVAYENSTVDVFNRYGERLYHSMGYGMPWDGNFNGRQLPAGTYFYIVDLKMGKPPLSGSVTILR
- a CDS encoding tyrosine-protein phosphatase, which encodes MKKVQLLFVAVCLAGSVNAQIADSAKRKVELQGAVNFRDLGGYATKDGHHVKWGKVYRSADMSKLTDQDMAVLAERKITYDVDLRGTEESKKAPDRLNPNTDYILCPAGSDNVGNMMQSFKGKTRGDSVMEAYYSNTTYLADRYKPFFGKLLTMPEDKSLVFHCTAGKDRTGIGAALLLYSLGVPYETIMKDYEASNYYRAAENEKMAKQMVQYMQINEGVAKDVVAVKKEYLDATFAAIKKQYGSVDNYLKTQVGLTDKDIRELKARFLD